A stretch of Prunus dulcis chromosome 6, ALMONDv2, whole genome shotgun sequence DNA encodes these proteins:
- the LOC117630068 gene encoding sterol 3-beta-glucosyltransferase UGT80A2-like isoform X3 has translation MAESSANDRRSHSGSSSDNSVYFAAEVSPPNVDNATASSVERDLQTERTSGELSAVGTSSHSSSSSSQLTASARLTHNQALAAILAKLFDHKTPFRKKRKYINRLARVQDDGTVQFDVPGDIKPQQLDFGTGVVHGEPCDEKPSSGETEAEVLDIRPLQIVMLIVGTRGDVQPFVAIGKSLQEYGHRVRLATHANFKDFVLTAGLEFFPLGGDPKVLAGYMVKNKGFLPSGPSEISIQRNQIKEIIFSLLPACKEPDPDSEVPFKADAIIANPPAYGHSDVAEALKVPLHIFFTMPWTPTSEFPHPLSRVKQPIGYRLSYQIVDALIWLGIRDMINEFRKKMLKLRPITYLSGYYSSPPDVPYGYIWSPHLVPKPKDWGLKVDVVGFCFLDLASNYEPPDSLVEWLEAGEQPVYIGFGSLPLEEPEKMTNIILQALEITGQRGIINRGWGGLGNLAEPSDSVYLVDNCPHDWLFQRCSAVATPGFSLDMKKFLRCIMGVLGQLLLV, from the exons ATGGCGGAGTCTTCAGCCAACGATCGCCGAAGCCATTCCGGTAGTTCCAGCGACAACTCTGTGTATTTCGCAGCCGAAGTCTCTCCTCCGAATGTCGACAATGCCACCGCTTCTTCAG TTGAGAGGGATTTGCAAACAGAGAGAACGTCTGGAGAATTATCGGCCGTCGGAACATCATCGCATTCGAGTTCTAGTTCGAGTCAGCTCACTGCAAGCGCGAGGTTGACTCATAATCAGGCATTGGCTGCGATTCTAGCCAAACTCTTCGACCACAAAACTCCTTTTAGAAAGAAG CGTAAATATATAAACCGCCTGGCAAGAGTTCAAGATGACGGGACTGTACAGTTTGACGTTCCGGGAGATATTAAACCACAGCAGCTGGATTTTGGAACTGGAGTTGTTCACGGTGAACCTTGTGATGAAAAACCTTCTTCTGGTGAAACAGAAGCTGAAGTTCTAGATATACGTCCGCTGCAAATTGTAATGCTTATTGTCGGTACACGAGGAGATGTACAACCGTTTGTTGCCATTGGAAAAAGTTTGCAG GAATATGGCCATAGGGTTAGGCTAGCAACTCATGCAAATTTCAAAGATTTCGTCCTTACTGCTGGGTTAGAGTTCTTTCCTTTAGGTGGAGATCCAAAAGTTCTTGCTGGTT ATATGGTCAAGAATAAGGGTTTCTTGCCATCAGGACCTTCGGAAATATCAATTCAGCGAAATCAAATAAAGGAAAtcattttttctttacttCCTGCATGCAAGGAACCTGATCCTGATTCTGAAGTTCCATTTAAAGCAGATGCGATAATTGCCAACCCGCCAGCATATG GGCATTCTGATGTTGCTGAGGCATTAAAAGTACCacttcatatatttttcacaATGCCATGGAC GCCTACAAGTGAATTCCCTCATCCTCTATCCCGTGTCAAGCAACCAATTGGATATAGA CTATCATATCAAATAGTCGATGCATTAATTTGGCTAGGAATTCGAGACATGATAAATGAGTTTAGGAAGAAAATGCTGAAGCTGAGACCTATCACATATTTAAGTGGATACTATAGTTCTCCTCCTGACGTGCCCTATGGGTATATATGGAGTCCTCATCTTGTTCCCAAACCTAAAG ATTGGGGACTGAAGGTTGAtgttgttggtttttgttttcttgaccTTGCTTCAAATTATGAACCCCCAGATTCACTTGTGGAGTGGCTTGAAGCTGGTGAACAGCCTGTCTATATTGGATTTGGTAGCCTT CCTCTTGAAGAACCAGAGAAAATGACCAATATTATTCTTCAAGCTCTGGAAATAACTGGACAGAGAGGCATCATCAACCGAGGCTGGGGTGGCCTTGGTAATT TGGCAGAACCAAGTGATTCTGTGTATTTAGTGGACAATTGCCCCCATGATTGGCTATTCCAACGATGCTCTGCTGTG GCTACTCCCGGTTTCTCACTggatatgaaaaaatttcttagGTGCATCATGGGGGTGCTGGGACAACTGCTGCTGGTCTGA
- the LOC117630068 gene encoding sterol 3-beta-glucosyltransferase UGT80A2-like isoform X1, with translation MAESSANDRRSHSGSSSDNSVYFAAEVSPPNVDNATASSVERDLQTERTSGELSAVGTSSHSSSSSSQLTASARLTHNQALAAILAKLFDHKTPFRKKRKYINRLARVQDDGTVQFDVPGDIKPQQLDFGTGVVHGEPCDEKPSSGETEAEVLDIRPLQIVMLIVGTRGDVQPFVAIGKSLQEYGHRVRLATHANFKDFVLTAGLEFFPLGGDPKVLAGYMVKNKGFLPSGPSEISIQRNQIKEIIFSLLPACKEPDPDSEVPFKADAIIANPPAYGHSDVAEALKVPLHIFFTMPWTPTSEFPHPLSRVKQPIGYRLSYQIVDALIWLGIRDMINEFRKKMLKLRPITYLSGYYSSPPDVPYGYIWSPHLVPKPKDWGLKVDVVGFCFLDLASNYEPPDSLVEWLEAGEQPVYIGFGSLPLEEPEKMTNIILQALEITGQRGIINRGWGGLGNLAEPSDSVYLVDNCPHDWLFQRCSAVVHHGGAGTTAAGLKAACPTTIVPFFGDQPFWGERVHARGVGPAPIPADEFSLEKLVDAIHFMLDPKVKERAVEIAKAMDGEDGVTGAVNAFHRHFPHNKSEDKPESLPARKGLFSIRRCFGYSSSYT, from the exons ATGGCGGAGTCTTCAGCCAACGATCGCCGAAGCCATTCCGGTAGTTCCAGCGACAACTCTGTGTATTTCGCAGCCGAAGTCTCTCCTCCGAATGTCGACAATGCCACCGCTTCTTCAG TTGAGAGGGATTTGCAAACAGAGAGAACGTCTGGAGAATTATCGGCCGTCGGAACATCATCGCATTCGAGTTCTAGTTCGAGTCAGCTCACTGCAAGCGCGAGGTTGACTCATAATCAGGCATTGGCTGCGATTCTAGCCAAACTCTTCGACCACAAAACTCCTTTTAGAAAGAAG CGTAAATATATAAACCGCCTGGCAAGAGTTCAAGATGACGGGACTGTACAGTTTGACGTTCCGGGAGATATTAAACCACAGCAGCTGGATTTTGGAACTGGAGTTGTTCACGGTGAACCTTGTGATGAAAAACCTTCTTCTGGTGAAACAGAAGCTGAAGTTCTAGATATACGTCCGCTGCAAATTGTAATGCTTATTGTCGGTACACGAGGAGATGTACAACCGTTTGTTGCCATTGGAAAAAGTTTGCAG GAATATGGCCATAGGGTTAGGCTAGCAACTCATGCAAATTTCAAAGATTTCGTCCTTACTGCTGGGTTAGAGTTCTTTCCTTTAGGTGGAGATCCAAAAGTTCTTGCTGGTT ATATGGTCAAGAATAAGGGTTTCTTGCCATCAGGACCTTCGGAAATATCAATTCAGCGAAATCAAATAAAGGAAAtcattttttctttacttCCTGCATGCAAGGAACCTGATCCTGATTCTGAAGTTCCATTTAAAGCAGATGCGATAATTGCCAACCCGCCAGCATATG GGCATTCTGATGTTGCTGAGGCATTAAAAGTACCacttcatatatttttcacaATGCCATGGAC GCCTACAAGTGAATTCCCTCATCCTCTATCCCGTGTCAAGCAACCAATTGGATATAGA CTATCATATCAAATAGTCGATGCATTAATTTGGCTAGGAATTCGAGACATGATAAATGAGTTTAGGAAGAAAATGCTGAAGCTGAGACCTATCACATATTTAAGTGGATACTATAGTTCTCCTCCTGACGTGCCCTATGGGTATATATGGAGTCCTCATCTTGTTCCCAAACCTAAAG ATTGGGGACTGAAGGTTGAtgttgttggtttttgttttcttgaccTTGCTTCAAATTATGAACCCCCAGATTCACTTGTGGAGTGGCTTGAAGCTGGTGAACAGCCTGTCTATATTGGATTTGGTAGCCTT CCTCTTGAAGAACCAGAGAAAATGACCAATATTATTCTTCAAGCTCTGGAAATAACTGGACAGAGAGGCATCATCAACCGAGGCTGGGGTGGCCTTGGTAATT TGGCAGAACCAAGTGATTCTGTGTATTTAGTGGACAATTGCCCCCATGATTGGCTATTCCAACGATGCTCTGCTGTG GTGCATCATGGGGGTGCTGGGACAACTGCTGCTGGTCTGAAAGCTGCG TGTCCAACCACAATTGTACCATTCTTTGGGGACCAGCCATTTTGGGGGGAGAGGGTGCATGCCAGAGGAGTAGGTCCTGCACCCATTCCAGCTGATGAATTCTCGCTTGAAAAGTTGGTCGATGCCATACACTTCATGTTAGATCCAAAG GTTAAAGAGCGTGCTGTTGAAATTGCCAAGGCCATGGATGGCGAAGATGGGGTTACAGGAGCAGTGAATGCCTTTCATAGGCACTTTCCTCACAATAAATCTGAGGATAAACCCGAGTCATTGCCGGCTAGAAAAGGCTTATTTTCCATCAGGAGGTGTTTTGGCTACTCCTCCTCCTACACATGA
- the LOC117630072 gene encoding uncharacterized protein LOC117630072, with amino-acid sequence MDEPNIQRKSLPVENSCSLITKLNNSVCTNTSSYEETSPENCSVDHEADLKHSREIFDFRYAHAGSAAAGTKILMHEEEQLHDEEKTGSDTLQQAGKFLGQCAQSAMDVEVLCTDHLRKSSDTRDSSSEAVTLCKPGKTHALIRDEAQVLSSDDLKATETPHLGRSLIWTCLLSPTDSCGTVECNVDLNLSSQKQPDVAAPKTMWSLDSTSRNNATVLHELSPPEMLAARIERVETHASRLHEDAFEFLKVLWIHVPKSSLHFCG; translated from the exons atGGATGAGCCTAATATACAAAGGAAATCACTGCCTGTGGAAAATAGCTGCTCATTGATAACCAAATTGAATAATTCTGTTTGTACTAATACCAGTTCTTATGAAGAAACTTCCCCTGAAAACTGCTCAGTAGATCATGAAGCAGATTTGAAGCACTCCAGAGAG ATCTTTGATTTTAGATATGCTCATGCTGGATCTGCTGCCGCTGGAACTAAAAT TTTGATGCATGAAGAAGAGCAACTGCATGATGAGGAAAAGACAGGCAGTGACACCTTACAACAGGCTGGAAAATTTCTTGGCCAGTGTGCTCAAAGTGCAATGGATGTTGAAGTTCTTTGCACAGATCATTTAAGAAAAAGTAGTGATACTAGAGACTCCTCTTCTGAAGCTGTAACTCTATGTAAACCAGGAAAAACCCATGCATTGATAAGAGATGAAGCTCAAGTTTTATCAAGTGATGATCTTAAAGCAACAGAAACCCCTCATTTAGGCAGATCACTTATTTGGACTTGTCTGTTATCCCCCACTG ATTCATGCGGCACTGTGGAATGCAATGTTGACTTAAACTTGAGTTCTCAGAAGCAACCTGACGTGGCTGCACCAAAAACTATGTGGTCCTTGGATTCTACTAGCAGAAATAATGCCACTGTATTGCATGAACTTTCTCCTCCAGAAATGTTAGCTGCGAGAATTGAAAGAGTAGAAACTCATGCTTCACGGTTACACGAAGatgcatttgaatttttaaaggTACTCTGGATCCATGTACCCAAAAGTTCCCTGCACTTCTGTGGTTAA
- the LOC117630636 gene encoding uncharacterized protein LOC117630636: MHEEEQLHDEEKTGSAALQQAGKVRGQNAQSAMDVEVLCTDHLRKSSDTRDSSSEAVTLCKPGKTHALIRDEAQDLSSDDLKATETPHLGRSLPYLDFSVIPTDSRGTVECNVDLNLSSQKQPDLAVPKTMWDSLDSTSRNNATVLHELSPPEMSAARIERVETHASRLHKDAFEFLEVADSCKDDDKVSPLFSKEITPKNQCLQLFSEEKTSDIFRPVTTQPVAASSIASEQRKILQLGGKNNQPEQESPLLLGLSLPENPLTAGCATNTCFSAFPFLNSVIETREFIRDAALQSSSSHLSSVLRHRLMHDSIASRARAFNEWSSFHDKCKPYSTMWSEEELDFLWIGVRRHGRDNWDAMLRDPRLHFSSWRVARDLAERWEEEQSKLLSGICVPQFKYSIAQGSSLDYHYFLGPKTGIWKENTADEPGLSFCNVDACRGGNAWRRPLFQPAYTCSNGNEHLQRPISYTKRTSHFGFRREKYDEVPTQRDAYGNKSSGKKVGSSSNANAGALVDDNNVGGRSVSQLQQQQQQQHLKEKAALNVMVARQD, encoded by the exons ATGCATGAAGAAGAACAACTGCATGATGAGGAAAAAACAGGCAGTGCCGCCTTACAGCAGGCTGGAAAAGTTCGTGGCCAGAATGCTCAAAGTGCAATGGATGTTGAAGTTCTTTGCACGGATCATTTAAGAAAAAGTAGTGATACTAGAGACTCCTCTTCTGAAGCTGTAACTCTATGTAAACCAGGAAAAACCCATGCATTGATAAGAGATGAAGCTCAAGATTTATCAAGTGATGATCTTAAAGCAACAGAAACCCCTCATTTAGGCAGATCACTTCCTTATTTGGACTTCTCTGTTATCCCCACTG ATTCGCGTGGCACTGTGGAATGCAATGTTGACTTAAACTTGAGTTCTCAGAAGCAACCTGACCTGGCCGTGCCAAAAACTATGTGGGACTCCTTGGATTCTACTAGCAGAAATAATGCCACTGTATTGCATGAACTGTCTCCTCCAGAAATGTCAGCTGCAAGAATTGAAAGAGTAGAAACTCATGCTTCACGGTTACACAAAGatgcatttgaatttttagaaGTTGCTGACAGCTGCAAAGATGATGATAAAGTTAGTCCTCTATTTTCCAAGGAAATTACACCCAAAAACCAATGTCTGCAG CTattttcagaagaaaaaaccaGTGACATTTTTCGCCCGGTGACAACACAGCCTGTGGCGGCGTCTTCTATAGCTtcagaacaaagaaaaattcttCAGTTGGGAGGCAAAAATAATCAACCAGAACAAGAATCTCCTCTGTTACTAGGTCTATCCTTACCAGAAAACCCTTTAACTGCAGGATGTGCAACCAATACCTGCTTCAGTGCGTTTCCCTTCTTGAACTCTGTCATTGAAACCAGAGAATTTATCCGAGATGCAGCACTCCAATCTTCCTCGAGCCATTTATCATCAGTATTGAGACACAGGCTTATGCATGATAGCATTGCAAGCCGAGCAAGAGCTTTCAATGAATGGAGTAGTTTTCATGACAAATGTAAGCCATATAGTACAATGTGGTCTGAAGAGGAGTTGGATTTTCTATGGATAGGTGTGAGGAGACATGGAAGGGACAATTGGGATGCTATGTTAAGGGATCCAAGATTGCACTTCTCATCATGGAGGGTGGCAAGGGACTTAGCTGAGCGGTGGGAAGAGGAACAGTCAAAACTTTTGAGTGGCATATGTGTTCCTCAATTCAAGTACTCGATAGCACAAGGCAGTTCTTTGGACTACCACTACTTCTTGGGTCCAAAAACAGGAATCTGGAAAGAAAATACAGCAGATGAACCCGGACTTTCATTTTGCAATGTTGATGCTTGTAGAGGAGGTAATGCCTGGAGGAGGCCACTATTCCAGCCGGCTTATACTTGCAGTAATGGCAATGAACACCTCCAGAGGCCTATTAGTTACACAAAGAGGACATCTCATTTTGGTTTCCGAAGGGAGAAGTATGACGAGGTTCCCACCCAAAGGGATGCATATGGGAATAAGTCTAGTGGCAAGAAAGTTGGCTCATCTTCAAATGCTAATGCTGGAGCATTGGTTGATGATAATAATGTTGGAGGGAGGTCAGTTTCTCAATTG cagcagcagcagcagcagcagcatttgaaagaaaaagcgGCTCTGAATGTGATGGTAGCTCGCCAAGATTGA
- the LOC117630068 gene encoding sterol 3-beta-glucosyltransferase UGT80A2-like isoform X2: MAESSANDRRSHSGSSSDNSVYFAAEVSPPNVDNATASSVERDLQTERTSGELSAVGTSSHSSSSSSQLTASARLTHNQALAAILAKLFDHKTPFRKKRKYINRLARVQDDGTVQFDVPGDIKPQQLDFGTGVVHGEPCDEKPSSGETEAEVLDIRPLQIVMLIVGTRGDVQPFVAIGKSLQEYGHRVRLATHANFKDFVLTAGLEFFPLGGDPKVLAGYMVKNKGFLPSGPSEISIQRNQIKEIIFSLLPACKEPDPDSEVPFKADAIIANPPAYGHSDVAEALKVPLHIFFTMPWTPTSEFPHPLSRVKQPIGYRLSYQIVDALIWLGIRDMINEFRKKMLKLRPITYLSGYYSSPPDVPYGYIWSPHLVPKPKDWGLKVDVVGFCFLDLASNYEPPDSLVEWLEAGEQPVYIGFGSLPLEEPEKMTNIILQALEITGQRGIINRGWGGLGNLAEPSDSVYLVDNCPHDWLFQRCSAVCPTTIVPFFGDQPFWGERVHARGVGPAPIPADEFSLEKLVDAIHFMLDPKVKERAVEIAKAMDGEDGVTGAVNAFHRHFPHNKSEDKPESLPARKGLFSIRRCFGYSSSYT; the protein is encoded by the exons ATGGCGGAGTCTTCAGCCAACGATCGCCGAAGCCATTCCGGTAGTTCCAGCGACAACTCTGTGTATTTCGCAGCCGAAGTCTCTCCTCCGAATGTCGACAATGCCACCGCTTCTTCAG TTGAGAGGGATTTGCAAACAGAGAGAACGTCTGGAGAATTATCGGCCGTCGGAACATCATCGCATTCGAGTTCTAGTTCGAGTCAGCTCACTGCAAGCGCGAGGTTGACTCATAATCAGGCATTGGCTGCGATTCTAGCCAAACTCTTCGACCACAAAACTCCTTTTAGAAAGAAG CGTAAATATATAAACCGCCTGGCAAGAGTTCAAGATGACGGGACTGTACAGTTTGACGTTCCGGGAGATATTAAACCACAGCAGCTGGATTTTGGAACTGGAGTTGTTCACGGTGAACCTTGTGATGAAAAACCTTCTTCTGGTGAAACAGAAGCTGAAGTTCTAGATATACGTCCGCTGCAAATTGTAATGCTTATTGTCGGTACACGAGGAGATGTACAACCGTTTGTTGCCATTGGAAAAAGTTTGCAG GAATATGGCCATAGGGTTAGGCTAGCAACTCATGCAAATTTCAAAGATTTCGTCCTTACTGCTGGGTTAGAGTTCTTTCCTTTAGGTGGAGATCCAAAAGTTCTTGCTGGTT ATATGGTCAAGAATAAGGGTTTCTTGCCATCAGGACCTTCGGAAATATCAATTCAGCGAAATCAAATAAAGGAAAtcattttttctttacttCCTGCATGCAAGGAACCTGATCCTGATTCTGAAGTTCCATTTAAAGCAGATGCGATAATTGCCAACCCGCCAGCATATG GGCATTCTGATGTTGCTGAGGCATTAAAAGTACCacttcatatatttttcacaATGCCATGGAC GCCTACAAGTGAATTCCCTCATCCTCTATCCCGTGTCAAGCAACCAATTGGATATAGA CTATCATATCAAATAGTCGATGCATTAATTTGGCTAGGAATTCGAGACATGATAAATGAGTTTAGGAAGAAAATGCTGAAGCTGAGACCTATCACATATTTAAGTGGATACTATAGTTCTCCTCCTGACGTGCCCTATGGGTATATATGGAGTCCTCATCTTGTTCCCAAACCTAAAG ATTGGGGACTGAAGGTTGAtgttgttggtttttgttttcttgaccTTGCTTCAAATTATGAACCCCCAGATTCACTTGTGGAGTGGCTTGAAGCTGGTGAACAGCCTGTCTATATTGGATTTGGTAGCCTT CCTCTTGAAGAACCAGAGAAAATGACCAATATTATTCTTCAAGCTCTGGAAATAACTGGACAGAGAGGCATCATCAACCGAGGCTGGGGTGGCCTTGGTAATT TGGCAGAACCAAGTGATTCTGTGTATTTAGTGGACAATTGCCCCCATGATTGGCTATTCCAACGATGCTCTGCTGTG TGTCCAACCACAATTGTACCATTCTTTGGGGACCAGCCATTTTGGGGGGAGAGGGTGCATGCCAGAGGAGTAGGTCCTGCACCCATTCCAGCTGATGAATTCTCGCTTGAAAAGTTGGTCGATGCCATACACTTCATGTTAGATCCAAAG GTTAAAGAGCGTGCTGTTGAAATTGCCAAGGCCATGGATGGCGAAGATGGGGTTACAGGAGCAGTGAATGCCTTTCATAGGCACTTTCCTCACAATAAATCTGAGGATAAACCCGAGTCATTGCCGGCTAGAAAAGGCTTATTTTCCATCAGGAGGTGTTTTGGCTACTCCTCCTCCTACACATGA